A region from the candidate division WOR-3 bacterium genome encodes:
- a CDS encoding tetratricopeptide repeat protein yields MILIIYLIFLKTEVSILKKADSLFASFEFKKAIVLCEKALQKSVLKEEKEKIISKIIDIAYFTGEYNLAINYLKTLNKIREKGNRDSIFYKLGLTFENIGETDSALKYFQKILIDYKESILKEIAEKEIDKIFEKRLKEYVAEAGNIKLTKLEYENYVKNLPPYKKPKNKEEEKKVIEDLLLKKLILIESLKEGLFWDYEYNKELKNLKEENLIKLYFKKIADTINIKEEDIKNYYNKHLDKFKKENKTFEDAKIYIEKALRMEKFKEKKDKIKENLLKKYNTKIYNDK; encoded by the coding sequence ATGATTCTAATAATTTATCTAATTTTCTTAAAAACAGAAGTTTCTATACTTAAAAAGGCTGATTCTCTTTTTGCATCTTTTGAATTCAAAAAAGCAATTGTCTTATGTGAAAAAGCCTTACAAAAATCCGTTTTGAAGGAAGAAAAAGAAAAAATTATCTCAAAAATTATTGATATAGCTTATTTTACAGGCGAGTATAATCTGGCAATAAATTATTTAAAAACTTTAAATAAGATAAGAGAAAAAGGAAATAGAGATTCTATTTTTTATAAACTGGGATTAACATTTGAAAATATAGGTGAAACAGACAGTGCCTTAAAGTACTTTCAAAAAATTTTAATAGATTACAAAGAAAGTATTTTAAAGGAAATTGCAGAAAAGGAGATAGACAAAATTTTTGAAAAAAGGTTAAAAGAATATGTTGCAGAAGCTGGAAATATAAAATTAACAAAATTGGAATATGAAAATTATGTAAAGAATTTACCACCTTATAAAAAACCTAAAAATAAAGAGGAAGAAAAAAAAGTTATTGAAGATTTATTATTAAAAAAATTAATTTTAATTGAATCCTTAAAAGAAGGACTTTTTTGGGATTATGAATATAATAAGGAATTAAAAAATTTAAAAGAGGAAAATTTAATAAAGTTATATTTTAAAAAGATTGCTGATACAATAAATATAAAAGAAGAAGATATTAAAAATTATTATAATAAACACTTAGATAAATTCAAAAAAGAAAATAAAACCTTTGAGGATGCAAAGATTTATATAGAAAAGGCTTTAAGAATGGAAAAATTTAAAGAAAAAAAAGATAAAATAAAAGAAAATTTATTAAAAAAGTACAATACAAAAATATATAATGATAAATAA
- a CDS encoding DUF3307 domain-containing protein, with amino-acid sequence MNSFFFWHLTFAHFLTDYPLQTDKLFEKKTKSISGILIHGLLLFSSMFLFLLPFSFSLNVLFGIILITILHIIQDKFKVFLSYREEIGENFFYYVIDQLLHIFIIFIFSMYYPLPEVKEKGLWFEPSFFKILTFIIIVTYAYWILLYSIEYTFFKYNNLIQGKMKFWGFVERGSSFFLYFLNPFLSLIPFISTLYFIFNFKDKKVKFFLVFRSFSGIVLTILTAFLFYNFIL; translated from the coding sequence ATTATCCTCTTCAAACAGATAAACTTTTTGAAAAGAAAACTAAAAGTATATCAGGTATTTTAATTCATGGTCTTTTGCTTTTTTCTTCAATGTTCTTATTTCTTTTGCCTTTTTCCTTTTCTTTAAATGTTCTTTTTGGGATTATTCTCATAACAATTTTGCATATTATCCAGGATAAATTTAAGGTATTCTTGTCTTATAGAGAAGAAATTGGAGAAAATTTTTTTTATTATGTAATTGATCAGCTATTGCATATATTTATCATTTTCATTTTTTCTATGTATTATCCGCTTCCTGAAGTAAAGGAAAAGGGTTTATGGTTTGAGCCTTCTTTTTTTAAAATTTTAACATTTATTATTATTGTTACTTATGCTTACTGGATTCTTTTATATTCAATAGAATATACATTTTTTAAGTACAATAATCTTATTCAGGGAAAAATGAAATTCTGGGGATTTGTTGAAAGGGGTTCTTCCTTTTTTCTTTATTTTTTAAACCCTTTTCTTTCTTTAATTCCTTTTATTTCAACCCTTTATTTTATATTTAACTTTAAAGATAAAAAAGTTAAGTTTTTTTTAGTTTTTAGGTCTTTTTCAGGTATAGTTTTAACAATTTTGACTGCTTTTTTATTTTATAATTTTATATTATGA
- a CDS encoding S8 family serine peptidase produces the protein MFKFLLIIWGLTPPYLPFEGKITPSLREKLNYLSKNDRIHVVVHLSDIYPYDEITSLSTEEKVRFFKEYAKNSQSKVIKWLEDNFKGEYEILMKNFAYNGFHMEATKKVIYALEKNDDIWFIDENREVKIIYTKTEKDNTYPAAIEWNVSKVKADSCWYAGYNGQDVIIGHIDTGVEVSHPALSGKWVTGYWFDGVNGNPNPYDDNGHGTHTMGTILGGDGVGPFTEDIGVAPGARFVTAKAFNSSGSGSYATIDPCMDSMVSWKGRVDIRAVSNSWGTTNYTDLHWWGVVYTWLTLGILPVFAAGNEGFSGLRAPGSYPHTLAVGATDINDNIASFSSRGPAPNQSPFNDTTYWLRNDWNFIKPQISAPGVNIRSSVPGGGYQGGWNGTSMATPHVAGAVAIIVQKNNLLTPKQIYSLIIDYPDKPTQGSPYPNNNYGWGRLNIWKALQNTPSPNRPFILFSRYRVDDANGNGNGIFDPGETVNLFITLRNIGINATNVNAVLKTSDSYVSVLDSTALYPDMPTESSKVNIDPFVVTSSPSTPLGYQAPMVLKINSNDSIYDFRNFNLKVGLIPVLYGNHDVGEILLTVTALGAIGFTNSNQNEGSGLHYPKNSQNYLKIGSIWAGNSNSYVLNTDYSADNADWMYLPNGLLQIGATKYSDQDASARYDDSGHPNSRGVEVHQESFAWALPPYNDFIIFKYTIKNNWNYNLIDFYSGMFLDIDISPNSDTGGRDLGRKAIYLSNGNPTHNKCLGIVLLEPQNPRNITFIQNSVYVDPNGYITDAYKFQFLKGLIGIPNTYQKDNWSTLISAGSFTIPSGDSIVLAFAVVAGDSLFDFQGNADTARDVWNGLGIREKPVSFIYSNSPYIISTFGLKNNELKLFVPYSGKYYVSIYNQTGRRLGNTFKFYEKEGIYTLSLSEIISKSNKLSKGTYFIKLSSDSRDFLGKFIIFK, from the coding sequence ATGTTTAAATTTTTATTAATAATATGGGGGTTAACTCCCCCTTATCTGCCTTTTGAGGGTAAAATAACACCCTCACTAAGAGAAAAATTGAATTATCTCTCAAAGAATGATAGAATTCACGTTGTTGTGCATCTTTCTGATATTTATCCTTATGATGAAATAACTTCCCTTTCAACAGAAGAAAAAGTTCGGTTTTTTAAGGAATATGCCAAAAATTCTCAGTCAAAAGTAATAAAATGGCTTGAAGATAATTTTAAGGGTGAATATGAAATTCTAATGAAGAATTTTGCTTATAATGGTTTTCATATGGAGGCTACTAAAAAAGTTATTTATGCACTTGAAAAAAATGATGATATCTGGTTTATAGATGAAAATCGCGAGGTAAAGATAATATACACAAAAACTGAAAAGGATAATACCTATCCAGCAGCTATTGAGTGGAATGTTTCAAAGGTTAAAGCTGATTCCTGCTGGTATGCTGGTTATAATGGACAGGATGTTATAATAGGTCATATTGATACAGGAGTAGAGGTATCTCATCCTGCTCTTTCAGGTAAATGGGTTACAGGTTACTGGTTTGATGGTGTAAATGGAAATCCTAATCCATATGATGATAACGGACACGGAACCCATACAATGGGAACTATTCTCGGAGGAGATGGCGTAGGTCCTTTTACAGAAGATATAGGAGTTGCTCCTGGTGCGAGATTTGTTACAGCCAAGGCTTTTAATTCTAGCGGTTCTGGAAGTTATGCAACTATAGACCCATGTATGGACTCAATGGTTTCCTGGAAGGGAAGAGTTGATATCAGAGCTGTGTCAAATTCCTGGGGAACAACAAATTATACAGATTTGCACTGGTGGGGTGTTGTATATACCTGGCTTACTCTCGGCATTTTACCTGTTTTTGCCGCTGGAAATGAGGGTTTTTCAGGTTTAAGAGCACCAGGAAGTTATCCTCATACTCTTGCAGTTGGTGCAACTGATATAAATGATAATATTGCTTCTTTTTCAAGCAGAGGACCGGCCCCTAATCAGAGTCCCTTTAATGATACAACTTACTGGTTGAGAAATGACTGGAACTTTATAAAGCCACAGATAAGCGCACCTGGAGTAAATATTCGTTCCTCTGTTCCAGGTGGGGGTTATCAGGGAGGCTGGAATGGAACTTCAATGGCAACCCCCCATGTTGCCGGTGCAGTTGCTATTATTGTTCAAAAAAATAATCTGCTTACACCAAAACAGATATACAGTTTAATAATTGATTATCCTGACAAGCCTACTCAGGGTTCACCTTATCCAAATAACAATTATGGATGGGGAAGATTGAATATATGGAAAGCCTTACAAAATACTCCCTCACCGAATAGACCCTTTATTCTATTTTCAAGGTATAGAGTTGATGATGCAAATGGTAATGGAAACGGTATATTTGACCCGGGTGAAACTGTAAATCTTTTTATTACATTGAGAAATATAGGTATTAATGCCACAAATGTAAATGCTGTTTTAAAAACCTCAGACTCATATGTTAGTGTTTTAGACTCAACTGCACTTTATCCTGATATGCCTACAGAAAGTTCAAAGGTAAACATTGATCCCTTTGTTGTGACATCTTCACCTTCAACTCCACTGGGGTATCAGGCTCCCATGGTTCTTAAAATAAATTCCAATGATTCTATCTATGATTTCAGAAATTTCAATTTGAAGGTTGGACTTATACCAGTTCTTTACGGAAATCATGATGTTGGTGAAATTTTGCTAACAGTTACAGCTCTTGGAGCAATAGGATTTACAAATAGTAACCAGAATGAAGGTAGTGGGCTTCATTACCCTAAAAATAGTCAAAATTATCTTAAAATTGGTTCAATCTGGGCTGGTAATTCAAATTCCTATGTATTAAATACAGACTATTCAGCTGATAACGCAGATTGGATGTATTTACCAAATGGATTATTACAGATAGGAGCCACTAAATATTCAGATCAGGATGCAAGTGCAAGGTATGATGATTCAGGACACCCAAATTCAAGGGGTGTTGAGGTGCATCAGGAAAGTTTTGCTTGGGCACTTCCACCCTATAACGATTTTATAATTTTTAAATACACAATAAAAAATAACTGGAATTATAATTTGATTGATTTTTACTCAGGAATGTTTCTTGATATTGATATAAGTCCAAATTCTGATACAGGTGGAAGAGATCTTGGAAGGAAAGCTATTTATTTAAGTAATGGTAACCCTACTCATAACAAATGTCTTGGAATTGTACTCCTTGAACCACAGAACCCCAGAAATATAACATTTATACAGAATTCCGTTTATGTTGACCCTAATGGCTATATTACGGATGCCTATAAATTTCAATTTCTTAAGGGTTTAATTGGAATTCCTAATACTTACCAGAAGGATAACTGGTCTACTCTTATTTCAGCGGGTTCATTTACAATCCCTTCAGGTGATAGTATTGTTTTAGCATTTGCTGTTGTTGCAGGTGACAGTCTTTTTGATTTTCAGGGAAATGCTGATACTGCAAGAGATGTCTGGAATGGATTAGGTATTAGAGAAAAACCTGTTTCCTTTATTTATTCAAATAGTCCTTATATCATATCAACTTTTGGTTTAAAAAATAATGAATTAAAACTTTTTGTTCCTTACTCAGGTAAATATTATGTTTCAATTTATAACCAAACAGGTAGAAGACTCGGTAATACCTTTAAATTTTATGAAAAAGAGGGAATTTATACCCTTTCACTTTCAGAAATTATTTCAAAATCAAATAAACTATCCAAGGGCACTTACTTTATAAAACTTAGCTCGGATTCAAGGGACTTTTTAGGTAAGTTTATTATATTTAAATGA
- a CDS encoding aldehyde dehydrogenase family protein yields the protein MKEYLNYIDGKWKPSKSGKFFENRNPANWDEVIGLFPKSVREDVEEAILAAKKAFKMWSKVPAPKRAEVMRKAAEILLERKEEVAKLLARENGKIMKEARGDVQEGIDTAFYAFGEGRRLFSYNTPSELPDKFALTFRMPVGVFAVITPWNFPIALPAWKIFPALLAGNTLVFKPPSDAPACAYELVKILEEAGTPPGVINLVFGGGSEVGEILLSHPDIRGVAFTGSSEVGSRIAEVAGKNLKKVSLELGGKNAQIVMPDANLELALEGALWGAYATAGQRCTATSRIIVHQDIYEKFIEMFVERAKLLKIGNPLDERTEMGPVINEAQRNKIHSYVEIGKREGAKLILGGEPLKGDEYDKGFFYKPTVFKDAEPSMRICQEEIFGPVVAFIKAKNLDEAIDILNGTKYGLSSSIYTQDINNAMKAIARIEAGITYINGPTIGAECHLPFGGVKATGNGHREGGWTVYDIFTEIKTVYIDYSGKLQKAQIDTWENK from the coding sequence ATGAAGGAGTATTTAAATTATATTGATGGTAAATGGAAACCTTCAAAATCAGGTAAGTTTTTTGAAAACAGAAATCCTGCAAACTGGGATGAAGTTATTGGACTTTTCCCCAAATCAGTAAGAGAGGATGTAGAAGAAGCTATTTTAGCTGCAAAAAAGGCTTTTAAGATGTGGTCAAAAGTTCCTGCTCCAAAGAGAGCTGAAGTAATGAGAAAGGCTGCTGAAATTCTTCTTGAAAGAAAAGAAGAAGTTGCTAAACTTCTTGCAAGGGAAAATGGAAAAATAATGAAGGAAGCAAGGGGTGATGTCCAAGAAGGAATTGATACTGCTTTCTATGCCTTTGGAGAAGGAAGAAGACTATTCTCTTATAACACTCCCTCAGAACTTCCTGATAAATTTGCTTTGACATTCAGAATGCCTGTTGGTGTTTTTGCTGTTATAACACCATGGAATTTTCCAATTGCTCTTCCTGCATGGAAAATTTTCCCTGCTCTTTTAGCAGGTAATACTCTCGTTTTTAAACCACCTTCTGATGCTCCAGCTTGTGCTTATGAACTGGTTAAGATTTTAGAAGAAGCAGGAACACCTCCTGGTGTTATAAATCTTGTATTCGGAGGGGGTAGTGAAGTTGGGGAAATTTTACTTTCTCATCCTGATATAAGGGGCGTTGCTTTTACTGGTTCTTCAGAAGTGGGTTCAAGAATAGCAGAGGTTGCTGGAAAAAATCTTAAGAAAGTTTCCCTTGAACTTGGTGGTAAAAATGCCCAAATTGTCATGCCTGATGCAAATCTTGAACTTGCCCTTGAAGGAGCCTTATGGGGAGCTTATGCCACAGCAGGTCAGAGATGCACTGCTACATCAAGGATAATTGTTCATCAGGATATTTATGAGAAGTTTATTGAGATGTTTGTGGAAAGAGCAAAGCTTTTAAAAATCGGAAACCCTCTTGATGAAAGAACTGAAATGGGTCCTGTTATTAATGAAGCTCAGAGGAATAAAATTCATTCATATGTAGAAATTGGGAAAAGGGAGGGTGCAAAACTTATTCTTGGTGGAGAACCTTTAAAGGGAGATGAATATGATAAAGGTTTCTTTTATAAACCCACTGTATTTAAAGATGCTGAACCTTCTATGAGGATCTGTCAGGAGGAGATATTTGGTCCTGTTGTTGCTTTTATAAAGGCTAAAAATCTTGATGAGGCTATTGATATATTAAATGGAACCAAATATGGCCTATCTTCTTCAATTTACACACAGGATATAAATAATGCAATGAAGGCAATAGCGAGAATTGAGGCTGGTATTACTTATATAAATGGACCAACAATAGGAGCAGAGTGTCATCTTCCTTTTGGAGGGGTAAAGGCTACTGGTAACGGACACAGGGAAGGCGGGTGGACGGTTTATGATATCTTTACGGAGATAAAAACAGTTTATATAGATTATTCAGGAAAACTTCAAAAAGCTCAGATTGATACCTGGGAAAATAAATAA
- a CDS encoding hydroxyacid dehydrogenase → MGNYKILITDKIHEEGKNYLISKGFEVKEILNLSEEELAKLIKDFHVLIVRSATKVTKNIIENASNLKIIGRAGVGLDNIDVKAAEERGIKVINSPEASSVAVAELAILFILSALRNFPHAHISMKEGKWEKSKFMGLELKGKKVGIIGYGRIGKEVAKRLKCFETEILVYDPYVKRKENKTFVQTLEEIFSNCDIITIHTPLTEETKYMINKKILEKAKRGIIIVNCARGGIINEKDLLWALNEGIVSYACLDVYENEPPKNFELLNHPNVILTPHIGAQTLEAQSKASLILAEKIYKELIEFSSKV, encoded by the coding sequence ATGGGAAATTATAAAATATTAATAACAGATAAAATTCATGAAGAAGGGAAAAATTATTTAATTTCAAAAGGATTTGAAGTTAAAGAAATATTAAATCTTTCTGAAGAAGAACTGGCAAAATTAATTAAAGATTTTCATGTTCTTATTGTTAGAAGTGCTACAAAGGTAACAAAAAATATTATTGAAAATGCTTCTAATCTTAAAATAATTGGAAGAGCTGGTGTTGGCCTGGATAATATAGATGTTAAAGCTGCAGAGGAAAGAGGAATAAAAGTTATAAACTCACCTGAAGCTTCCTCAGTTGCTGTTGCTGAGCTTGCAATACTCTTTATACTTTCTGCTCTAAGAAATTTTCCTCATGCCCATATTTCAATGAAAGAAGGTAAATGGGAAAAATCTAAATTTATGGGATTAGAATTAAAAGGAAAAAAGGTGGGAATTATTGGTTACGGAAGAATCGGTAAGGAAGTTGCAAAAAGATTAAAATGTTTTGAAACTGAAATATTAGTTTATGATCCTTATGTAAAAAGAAAGGAAAATAAAACCTTTGTTCAAACTCTTGAAGAAATTTTTTCAAATTGTGATATTATTACTATTCATACTCCTCTCACAGAAGAAACTAAATACATGATAAATAAAAAAATTCTTGAGAAAGCTAAAAGAGGGATAATAATAGTTAACTGTGCAAGAGGAGGTATAATTAATGAAAAGGATCTTTTATGGGCTTTAAATGAAGGAATAGTTTCCTATGCTTGTCTTGATGTTTATGAAAATGAACCCCCTAAAAATTTTGAACTTTTAAATCATCCAAATGTAATATTAACACCTCATATTGGAGCACAAACTTTAGAGGCTCAAAGTAAGGCAAGTTTAATTCTTGCTGAAAAAATTTATAAAGAACTTATTGAGTTTTCTTCAAAAGTTTAA
- a CDS encoding CARDB domain-containing protein: protein MRSLILALLVAGLIAGEGITVKTGSLPTSKKDELLKAGASLLQNGKPSEVYKNLLKVPLWDVVDSFPAPGSYHMGLGFDGTYLYNISNATTPVIVYVIDPSTGNVVNQWQLSSGGYCLGITYFQGYLWIADFSYGYIYKYQTNGTYVQTYSSPVGTYIRGLTNDNNYLWVASVGGGVGLGSLVQWDPSTNQIIRTVSVGSIIDWPMDISYDSRTGNMWVTDDNGASAEINEVDISGSNGVIVAQYAPPGGYSLIPEGIVFDGDKFIYYTAFYASYIWKILAATFNNDVSTYQIISPSSTTMPYTPTDIKAVVKNIGQTNAGSFNVYCVVESLGVQVYSSSQTIPSLPAGASDTITFSPQWTPSEFTYEIIVWHDYADDFAGDDTLTKQVKASSGEWICYNDGVMANAYAFYAAGNAWGHRISPATYPYYVDTVKVYILSEGDPYWPWPDATHQDFQISVFDENSGYPGNEIFVDTVNVTTDSLDPSGSRSWVYAFPKVKINSGDFWIGHVQLYPYPGTEGQGVDASLNYPSRTWARIGGTWQQYATTGDLMMCAFVRYPYAHDVGVFSIEKPKPFAPAYSSIQIQAKIVNEGLNTESFNVEAKIDSAGVTVYADTVLVNNLISDDTLLVSFAPFTTGAGNLNYTLTIKTLLSTDVKPTNNFKSLSFTTVEVPRFITVPVSQVMPIIDGFIDTLSEWNDAIKLDASDVFQMHRLLNPPGSAFIYLKYDGDYLYAAVRAPFDLTRTQFDRIFLYFDDNNDGQFPPPGIKKEGRVALYYTSILDIAAFTPIFVDRTLGQTKSVGFPCASAMPLGYEQYEIAIPFGSLDEELDVSFPDTVGFFFQVGDTFANKIEYGGWFPQDNDSVRVPSYYTKLIFPVVAVKEGKKPINIKERLELALNIPNSISKNPEINFTIPYASPVKINLYNVNGVKVATLIDNKFMTPGKYSVKIDRDKLSSGVYFVRLETNTKDITKKLVFVK from the coding sequence ATGAGGAGTCTCATTTTAGCCCTTTTAGTAGCAGGGCTTATAGCTGGTGAAGGCATTACAGTAAAAACAGGTTCTTTACCTACCTCTAAAAAAGATGAACTTTTAAAAGCAGGTGCCTCTCTACTTCAAAATGGAAAACCTTCAGAGGTTTATAAAAATCTTTTAAAGGTTCCTCTCTGGGATGTTGTTGATTCCTTCCCTGCTCCAGGTTCATATCACATGGGTCTTGGGTTTGATGGGACTTACCTTTATAATATTTCAAATGCAACTACCCCTGTTATAGTTTATGTTATTGATCCCTCAACTGGTAATGTGGTTAATCAGTGGCAACTTTCAAGTGGCGGTTATTGTCTTGGAATAACATATTTTCAGGGTTATTTATGGATAGCTGATTTTAGCTATGGATACATATATAAATACCAGACAAATGGAACCTATGTTCAAACATATTCTTCACCTGTTGGAACATATATAAGGGGTCTTACAAATGATAATAATTATTTATGGGTTGCAAGTGTTGGTGGTGGGGTTGGATTAGGCTCTCTTGTTCAATGGGATCCTTCCACCAATCAGATTATTAGAACTGTAAGTGTTGGAAGTATTATTGATTGGCCAATGGATATAAGTTATGATTCAAGAACAGGAAATATGTGGGTTACTGATGATAATGGAGCTTCTGCAGAGATAAATGAGGTTGATATTTCGGGCTCAAACGGTGTAATTGTGGCTCAGTATGCTCCACCCGGGGGTTACAGTCTTATTCCAGAGGGTATAGTTTTTGATGGTGATAAGTTTATATACTATACTGCCTTTTATGCCTCTTATATATGGAAAATATTGGCAGCCACTTTCAATAACGATGTCAGCACCTATCAAATAATATCACCTTCCTCAACTACTATGCCCTATACTCCTACTGATATTAAAGCTGTAGTTAAAAATATAGGTCAAACAAATGCAGGTAGTTTTAATGTTTATTGTGTTGTTGAATCTCTCGGTGTCCAGGTTTACTCTTCGTCTCAAACAATACCTTCTCTTCCTGCTGGAGCATCTGATACTATTACTTTTTCTCCACAGTGGACACCATCAGAATTTACTTATGAGATAATTGTATGGCACGATTATGCTGATGATTTTGCCGGAGATGACACTTTGACAAAACAAGTTAAAGCTTCTTCAGGTGAATGGATATGTTATAATGACGGAGTAATGGCAAATGCCTATGCATTTTATGCTGCTGGTAATGCATGGGGACACAGAATTTCCCCAGCAACATATCCTTATTATGTAGATACAGTTAAAGTTTATATTCTATCAGAAGGAGACCCTTACTGGCCATGGCCTGATGCAACCCATCAGGATTTCCAGATTTCTGTATTTGATGAGAATTCAGGTTATCCTGGAAATGAAATTTTTGTTGATACCGTGAATGTTACAACAGACTCACTTGACCCTTCAGGCTCAAGGTCCTGGGTTTATGCTTTTCCAAAAGTAAAGATTAATTCAGGAGATTTCTGGATAGGTCATGTTCAGCTTTATCCTTATCCTGGAACAGAGGGTCAGGGTGTGGATGCTTCTCTTAATTATCCATCAAGAACTTGGGCAAGAATTGGTGGAACCTGGCAGCAATATGCAACTACTGGAGATCTTATGATGTGTGCCTTTGTAAGATATCCTTATGCACATGATGTTGGAGTATTTAGTATTGAAAAACCAAAACCCTTTGCTCCTGCCTATTCTTCAATTCAGATTCAGGCTAAAATAGTTAATGAGGGATTAAATACAGAAAGTTTTAATGTGGAAGCCAAAATAGACTCTGCTGGAGTCACAGTCTATGCTGATACAGTTCTTGTGAATAACCTAATAAGTGACGATACTTTGCTTGTAAGTTTTGCTCCCTTTACTACTGGTGCAGGTAACCTCAATTATACTCTCACTATAAAAACCCTTCTTTCAACTGATGTAAAACCTACAAATAATTTTAAGTCTCTTTCCTTTACAACAGTGGAAGTTCCAAGATTTATTACTGTTCCTGTTTCTCAGGTTATGCCAATTATTGATGGATTTATTGATACTTTGAGTGAATGGAATGATGCTATAAAACTTGATGCATCAGATGTATTCCAGATGCATAGATTACTTAATCCCCCGGGTTCTGCTTTCATTTATTTAAAATACGATGGTGATTATCTCTATGCAGCTGTGAGGGCTCCCTTTGATTTGACAAGAACTCAATTTGATAGAATATTCCTTTATTTTGATGATAATAACGATGGTCAATTTCCTCCTCCAGGTATTAAAAAAGAAGGTAGAGTTGCTCTCTATTATACTTCAATTCTTGATATAGCAGCTTTCACACCTATTTTTGTAGATAGAACTCTTGGACAGACAAAAAGCGTTGGATTCCCTTGTGCTTCTGCCATGCCTCTTGGTTACGAACAGTATGAAATTGCTATCCCTTTTGGGTCCCTTGATGAGGAGCTGGATGTTTCTTTCCCTGACACTGTTGGATTTTTCTTCCAAGTAGGTGATACTTTTGCAAATAAAATAGAATATGGTGGATGGTTCCCTCAGGATAATGATAGCGTAAGGGTCCCGTCCTATTATACAAAACTTATTTTCCCTGTTGTTGCTGTCAAAGAAGGCAAAAAGCCAATTAATATAAAAGAAAGACTTGAACTTGCTCTTAATATTCCCAATTCAATTTCTAAAAATCCTGAAATTAATTTTACAATTCCATATGCTTCCCCTGTGAAGATAAATCTTTACAATGTAAATGGTGTAAAAGTTGCAACTCTAATTGATAACAAATTTATGACACCAGGTAAATATAGTGTAAAGATTGATAGAGACAAACTTTCTTCAGGTGTATACTTTGTGAGACTTGAAACAAATACAAAGGATATCACTAAGAAACTTGTATTTGTGAAATAA
- a CDS encoding bifunctional nuclease family protein → MNEPQIVEVEVFSIYQQTLGPEGAINEETFVVVLKEKNRNRFLPIWIGKPEAQAIYMGMKGIVYERPLTHDLIKSILDAFDIQLEKIVINALKDTTYYARLLFKDKEGNIYSIDARPSDSIAIALRTGSKIFVAEEIMQKGEEFDLKEGF, encoded by the coding sequence ATGAATGAACCTCAAATTGTAGAAGTAGAAGTTTTTTCAATTTACCAACAAACCCTTGGTCCTGAGGGTGCTATAAATGAAGAGACTTTTGTGGTTGTTTTAAAAGAGAAAAACAGGAACCGTTTTCTTCCAATATGGATTGGAAAACCAGAAGCACAGGCAATTTATATGGGTATGAAAGGCATAGTTTATGAAAGACCTTTAACCCATGATTTGATTAAATCAATTCTTGATGCTTTTGATATTCAGTTAGAGAAAATTGTTATTAATGCTTTAAAAGATACAACTTATTATGCAAGACTACTATTTAAAGATAAAGAGGGAAACATTTATTCTATTGATGCAAGACCCTCTGATTCAATAGCAATTGCCTTAAGGACAGGTTCAAAGATTTTTGTAGCTGAGGAAATTATGCAAAAAGGTGAAGAATTTGATTTAAAAGAAGGATTTTAA